One Sphaeramia orbicularis chromosome 21, fSphaOr1.1, whole genome shotgun sequence DNA window includes the following coding sequences:
- the akap11 gene encoding A-kinase anchor protein 11 isoform X2, translating to MDACARIRGVPVRSRAAVRKETVRDSGAQCVKSLFRNKKELCSICLELPPRDTTRLTEIHFVCLPGHCDGEDVTQQALPSLPGGLCELLRSVHVQSLKNDEVLLLRDSRRLAEHKDAGPQWWLKTVCVLRHNPTSSIYPQSAVASLLGLLGCYMAGIRYTLEQQVLQRSAGGPSQQEEDDTNQSVSSIEDDFVTALEHLEEDDTGDNPSAASYRHFKKRDVASQTVPSHKRRKELLGSRVIISSSSKKYSTKHTSGPDVSVTVQRSAGMESQWTYCSPGARFPSPPIHVSESEESDCSSPSPIIFLDEVGYQKSLLAKLDIPQVPGGPRERVEDSDSEVSEFFDSFDQFDDLEELSSESCTLALPLDTISAPTTQKKPADVSTSGSGSKYVSRGCSTKGMNPHRFDPPTLPANVKKPTPLKPGSPYSLHSEVPDSPRPVQTPSDENGGPLFSPVSSSAFSPLTDCSGTLEYFWKTDDDGQDSSELRKPQDLCSLYKTYSDFASSLSKEILGSVCGYQSAVDISDNKNLSCVCHKEFKNPSGYLMKLSEIQETVTVAKLQEKSQSLKDGIQRFATDLVEMSLGSALRDLQKGVSSCTTTLCHLAARLTSSVFQMAFHEIGMRHAYVLKERAINGLAGFLVGEALSGALAEFLTVKKQIFHSTVTRFAADLAEELVFEGIMEVCQFSHPSTPRTPSDWTFGRGQEEEEEEEVVSSYASDLSESVLQEAFIELSQADVAFTSQAAISVSLDNICYVSAENTSTHTCSTFANQQVVSASSAAPASGPSSEDATCTVKKALFTVSGMASCIPVPKAGQALSYLQDSEEASQNKSGSTQNSPKRLLTQSFSDTTTSTQTHHYSHDTETQMPEGDPSQGKSTFQNFSGNMVDMIVTEACELITASKMKKSFGECADFLTKTIGNQRVSSSKQTVNNDALDSSFQQEAIRESFKYDCKDSIRKGGFLHHSKEPNMPHISFQTGRASCETDPRNRGVAETHPVLMDTLDVPGSAMYGQRRISVPGDESAPNSGQKSGGTPGTPPSTPQQPSEVSKEKQIKQFSKKLKSKLAKEFSPATPPPTPHYQPEPGPGPKDTTPDADKAEFMLKLMRSLSEEADGNEDEEEEQLAEEAAVGVRAPNRCAESGHGGHEFSKTSARRMSNKEALHYAERLACHIVSMATEMDTLGVSDEEEEIIKGSEKRRDSVAQFSEQTLNTLWVYAGEVAGEVINDVKRMVSSGQQCPYHRALRRRSFDRSNSECSHHHYPSQSSTDQNFRVGKLAEQWSNDLIASVLRTPTSTSSTVSSTSSGLSSEYPSCESVTDEYAGYLIRVLKKEGGSRELVLDQYASRLAYRSIKLGLAHASRKIKQRSCTTRLHFSRSLPDEWKASGSEASSPKERAESAVTPSGEDNQCCCKVSEEQSQREYMDLVNFAESLAYNITCDVTRKLHLSSVRLPKSLTDSCLYKKSKLEDMTENLIRNSFSCPLLSKEGRSRHYHSTGSLYDGGYSSRVMQVIEHYARKIVDDTLKMSLASIGHPSHDHQRKQDHERHSHTQRLSDALRERTCHYCQVQECPYCSKLSSHHHQHVLQRRRRGPESQVRAERLTGLEIPKIHINLDHRAVFAEEMVSMAMETAKRELSNTSLNADSGIGHDGTSYAESLTAEIMTSALSNICQAANISSQGRETTESTVSQQLSVGDDSLGSWSNLSFEDEHLDDNSSFLHLSDSNGNSSSWSSLGLEGEACEERLSSPSDSDHTEDKETEVKEESSGTLCADRTQMQAPRTVLLMVNSDVREPGRGPQHVALDSQLRSMLQWVAASMADIPQIQLSPDRELQQLPAVVQRLRERRWRVGELMHTLLRYCEESQVHSEPHPREEALQAGRETHRIPLFQWLLEHA from the exons ATGGATGCCTGTGCTCGTATTAGAGGAGTGCCAGTTAGGTCCAGGGCTGCAGTCCGAAAAGAG acCGTGCGTGACAGTGGGGCACAGTGTGTGAAGAGCCTTTTTAGGAACAAAAAGGAGCTATGCAGCATATGCCTGGAGCTCCCACCCAGAGATACCACAAGACTGACTGAG ATTCATTTTGTGTGTCTGCCTGGTCATTGTGATGGGGAAGATGTGACTCAACAG GCTCTACCATCCCTGCCAGGAGGGCTGTGTGAGCTCCTCCGGTCAGTTCACGTCCAGAGTCTCAAGAATGATGAGGTGCTGCTGCTCAGAGATTCCCGCAGGCTAGCAGAACACAAGGATGCTGGGCCTCAG TGGTGGTTAAAGACTGTGTGCGTCCTGAGGCATAATCCCACCTCTAGCATCTACCCTCAGTCCGCTGTAGCATCTTTACTGGGCTTGCTGGGGTGCTACATGGCAGGTATCCGCTATACTTTGGAGCAGCAGGTTCTTCAAAGGAGTGCTGGTGGGCCCAGCCAACAGGAGGAAGATGACACCAACCAGTCTGTTTCATCAATCGAGGATGACTTTGTCACCGCCCTGGAGCATTTAGAGGAGGATGACACAGGAGATAATCCCT CTGCAGCCTCCTATCGACATTTTAAAAAGCGTGATGTGGCATCACAGACAGTCCCTTCGCATAAAAGGCGAAAGGAATTATTAGGGTCCCGAGTTATCATTAGCTCATCTTCAAAGAAGTATTCAACAAAACATACATCAGGTCCAGATGTATCTGTCACTGTGCAGAGGTCAGCGGGTATGGAGTCCCAGTGGACCTACTGCAGCCCTGGAGCTCGTTTCCCCTCACCTCCAATTCATGTCAGTGAATCTGAAGAATCAGACTGCTCCAGCCCCAGCCCAATTATTTTCCTGGATGAAGTAGGTTACCAGAAGAGCCTCCTGGCTAAACTGGACATTCCTCAGGTGCCGGGGGGGCCCAGGGAACGAGTTGAAGATTCAGACTCTGAAGTGAGTGAGTTTTTTGATAGCTTTGACCAGTTTGATGACCTGGAGGAGCTGAGCTCTGAGAGCTGCACTCTTGCACTGCCTCTGGACACCATTAGTGCCCCCACCACACAGAAGAAACCTGCAGATGTCAGCACCAGTGGATCAGGATCCAAGTATGTCTCCAGGGGCTGTTCAACAAAGGGTATGAATCCTCACCGCTTTGACCCACCCACTCTCCCTGCCAATGTGAAAAAACCCACTCCTCTGAAGCCAGGCTCACCCTATTCACTCCACTCTGAGGTGCCTGACTCACCTCGTCCAGTGCAGACCCCCTCAGATGAGAATGGAGGTCCTCTCTTCAGCCCTGTTAGCTCCTCTGCCTTTAGTCCCCTTACTGATTGTAGTGGGACACTGGAATACTTTTGGAAGACGGATGATGATGGACAAGACAGCTCAGAACTACGTAAACCCCAGGACCTTTGCTCTCTGTATAAGACTTACTCAGACTTTGCCAGCAGTCTGTCCAAAGAAATACTAGGATCTGTCTGTGGCTACCAGTCTGCTGTTGATATCAGTGATAACAAGAATCTCAGCTGCGTCTGCCACAAAGAATTCAAGAACCCATCTGGTTATCTGATGAAACTCTCAGAAATCCAAGAGACTGTTACAGTTGCTAAACTGCAAGAGAAATCTCAATCTTTAAAGGATGGCATTCAGAGGTTTGCAACTGATTTGGTGGAAATGAGCCTGGGCAGTGCTTTACGAGATCTCCAAAAAGGTGTGTCCTCTTGTACAACCACCTTGTGCCACCTAGCTGCAAGGCTGACGTCCTCAGTGTTTCAGATGGCCTTTCATGAGATTGGCATGCGTCATGCCTATGTGTTGAAGGAACGAGCAATCAATGGTCTGGCTGGGTTCTTGGTTGGAGAAGCTCTGTCTGGAGCATTGGCAGAATTTctaacagtgaaaaaacaaaTTTTTCACAGCACAGTGACACGTTTTGCTGCTGATTTGGCAGAAGAACTGGTGTTTGAAGGCATAATGGAAGTGTGTCAATTCTCCCACCCATCAACACCTCGCACTCCTAGTGATTGGACCTTTGGCCGTGggcaagaggaagaagaggaggaggaagttgTTTCTTCTTATGCATCAGATTTGTCAGAGTCTGTTCTCCAGGAGGCCTTCATAGAGCTTTCGCAGGCTGATGTTGCCTTCACTAGCCAAGCAGCTATCAGTGTCTCTTTAGATAATATCTGTTATGTCAGTGCAGAAAATACAAGCACTCACACTTGCAGTACCTTTGCGAACCAGCAGGTTGTCAGTGCCAGCTCAGCTGCACCAGCCTCGGGGCCTTCAAGTGAGGATGCCACCTGCACAGTGAAGAAAGCTCTGTTCACTGTCTCAGGAATGGCTAGCTGCATTCCTGTGCCCAAGGCAGGCCAAGCTCTCTCTTACCTTCAAGACTCTGAGGAGGCTTCTCAGAATAAATCTGGTTCGACTCAGAACAGCCCCAAAAGATTATTAACTCAGTCGTTCTCTGACACCACCACATCTACGCAAACTCACCATTACAGTCATGATACTGAGACCCAAATGCCTGAAGGAGACCCCTCCCAAGGAAAGTCCACCTTTCAAAATTTCTCTGGCAACATGGTGGATATGATAGTAACTGAAGCTTGTGAGCTTATAACTGCCTCTAAAATGAAGAAGAGTTTTGGTGAATGTGCTGATTTTCTCACAAAGACAATAGGAAATCAAAGGGTCTCTTCATCTAAGCAGACTGTAAATAATGACGCTCTAGATTCCTCTTTTCAGCAGGAGGCAATCAGGGAGAGTTTTAAGTATGACTGTAAAGATTCTATTAGGAAGGGTGGCTTTTTGCATCATTCAAAAGAGCCAAACATGCCTCACATTTCCTTCCAGACAGGGAGAGCCAGCTGTGAGACAGACCCCAGGAACAGAGGTGTGGCTGAAACCCATCCTGTGTTAATGGATACTCTTGATGTCCCGGGTTCAGCTATGTACGGACAAAGAAGGATATCAGTTCCTGGAGATGAATCAGCTCCAAACTCGGGCCAGAAGTCTGGTGGGACTCCTGGCACTCCTCCTTCTACCCCTCAGCAGCCCAGTGAGGTATCTAAagagaaacagataaaacagttCTCCAAGAAACTGAAAAGCAAGCTGGCCAAGGAATTCTCCCCTGCTACTCCCCCTCCAACCCCTCACTATCAGCCTGAGCCTGGTCCAGGGCCAAAAGATACTACTCCTGATGCAGACAAAGCAGAATTTATGCTCAAACTGATGAGATCCCTTTCTGAGGAGGCAGATGGTaatgaggatgaagaggaggaacagTTGGCAGAGGAAGCAGCAGTTGGTGTTAGGGCTCCTAACAGATGTGCAGAGTCAGGGCATGGTGGCCATGAATTCAGTAAGACATCTGCTCGCAGAATGTCCAACAAGGAAGCTCTCCACTATGCCGAGCGGTTGGCTTGCCACATTGTTTCTATGGCAACAGAAATGGACACCCTGGGAGTATCAGATGAGGAGGAAGAGATAATTAAGGGCAGTGAGAAAAGAAGAGATAGTGTGGCTCAGTTCTCAGAACAGACTCTTAACACTTTGTGGGTGTATGCAGGGGAGGTGGCAGGAGAGGTTATCAATGATGTAAAGAGGATGGTGAGTTCTGGGCAGCAGTGTCCATATCACAGAGCCCTCAGAAGAAGAAGCTTTGACAGGTCAAACTCTGAATGTTCCCATCATCACTACCCATCCCAGTCAAGTACAGACCAAAACTTTAGGGTAGGGAAATTGGCTGAGCAGTGGTCTAATGACCTAATAGCTTCTGTTCTCCGGACTCCCACCTCCACCTCAAGCACAGTCTCCAGCACTAGCTCTGGGTTGTCATCAGAGTATCCTAGCTGTGAGAGTGTGACAGACGAATACGCTGGGTATCTTATAAGGGTGCTAAAAAAGGAGGGGGGCAGCAGGGAGTTAGTTTTAGATCAGTATGCGAGCCGTTTGGCTTACCGCTCCATAAAGTTAGGCTTGGCTCATGCTAGCCGCAAGATCAAACAGAGATCATGCACCACCCGCCTTCACTTCTCCAGGTCCCTGCCAGATGAGTGGAAGGCTTCTGGCAGTGAGGCGTCTTCGCCCAAGGAGAGAGCAGAGTCAGCAGTTACTCCCTCAGGTGAAGACAATCAGTGTTGTTGTAAGGTTTCTGAAGAGCAGAGCCAAAGGGAGTACATGGATCTGGTTAACTTTGCAGAGTCTTTAGCTTACAATATCACATGTGATGTCACACGCAAGCTTCATCTTTCCTCTGTGCGACTACCCAAATCTCTCACTGACTCCTGTCTGTATAAAAAATCTAAACTTGAAGATATGACAGAGAATCTCATAAGGAACTCCTTCTCCTGCCCCCTGTTGTCCAAGGAAGGAAGGAGCAGGCATTACCACAGCACAGGAAGCCTGTATGATGGAGGCTACAGCAGTAGAGTGATGCAAGTTATTGAGCATTATGCCAGGAAAATAGTTGATGATACTCTGAAGATGAGCCTTGCATCCATAGGACATCCATCACACGATCACCAGAGGAAACAAGACCATGAGCGACACTCTCACACTCAGAGGTTGTCTGACGCCCTAAGGGAGAGAACATGCCATTACTGTCAGGTCCAGGAGTGCCCCTACTGCAGTAAACTTAGTAGTCACCACCACCAGCACGTTTTACAGAGAAGGCGAAGAGGGCCAGAAAGTCAAGTGAGGGCTGAACGTCTCACTGGCCTGGAGATTCCCAAGATTCACATTAACTTGGATCACAGGGCAGTATTTGCAGAGGAGATGGTGTCCATGGCAATGGAGACAGCAAAACGTGAGCTGAGTAACACCAGCCTGAATGCTGACAGTGGGATTGGGCATGATGGGACAAGCTACGCTGAAAGCCTAACTGCTGAGATCATGACCTCTGCCTTGTCTAACATCTGCCAGGCTGCCAACATCAG CTCTCAAGGAAGGGAAACCACAGAGTCCACTGTGTCCCAGCAGTTGAGCGTAGGAGATGACAGCCTGGGCAGTTGGTCAAACTTGAGCTTTGAAGATGAGCACCTAGATGACAACAGCAGCTTCCTCCACCTCAGTGACAG CAATGGGAACAGCAGTAGCTGGAGCAGTCTGGGCCTGGAGGGGGAGGCATGTGAGGAGCGCCTGTCCTCCCCCTCAGACAG TGACCATACAGAGGACAAGGAGACTGAGGTCAAAGAGGAATCCAGTG GGACCCTCTGTGCAGACCGGACTCAGATGCAGGCTCCTAGGACCGTACTACTCATGGTGAACTCGGATGTCAGGGAGCCCGGGCGTGGCCCTCAACACGTGGCCCTTGACTCTCAACTCAGGAGTATGCTGCAGTGGGTGGCAGCCTCTATGGCTGACATCCCCCAGATCCAGCTCAGTCCTGACAGGGAGCTTCAGCAG CTCCCGGCAGTGGTCCAAAGGCTTCGGGAGAGGAGGTGGAGGGTGGGAGAGCTAATGCACACCCTGCTGCGATACTGTGAGGAGAGCCAGGTGCACAGCGAGCCCCATCCCAGAGAAGAGGCTCTCCAGGCGGGCAGGGAAACACACCGCATCCCTCTCTTTCAGTGGCTTCTGGAGCACGCCTAG